In Bosea sp. ANAM02, a single genomic region encodes these proteins:
- the serS gene encoding serine--tRNA ligase, whose protein sequence is MYDIRWIRANAYAFDRSLMRRGLAPLSSSLLELDDARRSSIGKAEQARERRNALSGEIGRAMAAKDLDLAEKLKAEVAELKKQQPQLEAEEKAAKDVLDEKLAAIPNMPFDDVPDGDDEKDNVVRHVHGVRPEERGLLVGVVDPKQHFELGEALGQMDFERAAKLSGSRFVLLQSQIARLSRAIGQFMLDTHTEEHGFTEVNPPLLVRDNAMFGTAQLPKFRDDQFRAGDDHWLIPTAEVPLTNLVRDAILDEEELPLRFTALTPCFRAEAGSAGRDVRGMLRQHQFEKVELVSITAPEKAREEHERMLAGAEAVLKKLDLHYRVMTLCSGDMGFASQMTFDVEVWMPGQRAYREISSVSVCGEFQARRMNARYRPAEGGVPRFVHTLNGSGTAVGRALIAVMENYQNADGSITVPEVLVPYMRGLTRIEKAV, encoded by the coding sequence ATGTACGATATTCGATGGATTCGCGCGAACGCTTACGCGTTCGACAGGAGCTTGATGCGACGGGGCCTGGCGCCGCTGTCGTCCTCGCTGCTCGAACTCGATGATGCTCGCCGCTCCTCGATTGGCAAAGCCGAACAAGCTCGGGAGCGACGCAATGCGCTCTCTGGCGAGATCGGCCGGGCGATGGCCGCTAAGGATCTTGACCTGGCTGAGAAGCTGAAGGCCGAGGTCGCCGAACTCAAGAAGCAGCAGCCACAGCTGGAGGCTGAGGAAAAGGCCGCCAAGGACGTGCTCGACGAGAAGCTCGCAGCGATCCCGAACATGCCCTTCGACGACGTGCCGGATGGCGACGACGAGAAGGACAATGTCGTCCGTCACGTTCACGGCGTGAGACCGGAAGAGCGCGGTCTGCTCGTAGGCGTTGTCGATCCGAAACAGCATTTCGAGCTGGGCGAAGCGCTCGGGCAGATGGATTTCGAGAGGGCGGCCAAGCTCTCCGGATCTCGCTTCGTGTTGCTTCAGAGCCAGATTGCTCGGTTGAGCCGCGCGATCGGACAGTTCATGCTCGACACGCACACCGAGGAGCACGGCTTCACGGAGGTGAACCCGCCGCTTCTCGTGCGCGATAACGCGATGTTCGGAACGGCTCAGCTTCCGAAATTTAGGGATGACCAGTTCCGGGCCGGCGACGATCATTGGCTCATCCCGACGGCCGAGGTCCCTCTCACCAATCTGGTCAGGGATGCAATCCTCGACGAGGAAGAGCTGCCGCTGCGTTTCACCGCGTTGACGCCGTGCTTCAGGGCCGAAGCTGGATCGGCCGGCCGTGACGTTCGCGGCATGCTGCGGCAGCATCAATTCGAGAAGGTCGAACTCGTCTCGATCACGGCTCCGGAGAAGGCGCGTGAGGAACACGAGCGCATGCTCGCCGGTGCGGAAGCGGTGCTGAAGAAGCTCGACCTGCACTATCGTGTCATGACGTTGTGCTCCGGTGACATGGGGTTCGCCTCGCAGATGACCTTTGATGTCGAGGTCTGGATGCCAGGGCAGCGGGCCTATCGCGAGATTTCGTCTGTTTCCGTTTGCGGAGAGTTCCAGGCGCGCCGGATGAATGCTCGCTATCGTCCTGCAGAGGGCGGCGTGCCGCGCTTCGTGCACACCCTCAACGGCTCCGGCACCGCAGTCGGGCGCGCGCTGATCGCCGTGATGGAGAACTATCAGAACGCTGATGGCTCGATCACTGTGCCGGAGGTGCTCGTCCCGTATATGCGCGGTCTGACGCGCATCGAGAAGGCAGTCTGA
- a CDS encoding GIY-YIG nuclease family protein encodes MTEPLFEGGRDDADRFLATQRGLYYVYLLCRPDGRIFYVGKGTKRRALEHEAEARRPHTVGPQNPFKTNVIRKILRQGGAITYRIDSIYAEAEQLRCLEREAELIGLYKRLHEGGILTNLAGGVGNLSGAAPFSLERHAATLSGEPEDNPERAVLNRFAQSVGVVKSVYLKPASQLLVRKTHPHSQPRSPSPRCAYALVAAAAANGVVLKPGAIIPRSFVFQDVEGVIENGVASDLVKADMAELISAPDPSDESFRLNERQFNALVSLYGREKLSALGLL; translated from the coding sequence ATGACCGAGCCCTTGTTCGAGGGTGGCCGCGACGATGCCGACCGCTTCCTCGCCACCCAGCGCGGCCTGTACTACGTCTACCTGCTGTGCCGTCCAGACGGGCGCATCTTCTACGTCGGAAAGGGCACCAAGCGCCGCGCGCTCGAACATGAGGCCGAGGCTCGAAGGCCCCACACGGTGGGCCCCCAGAACCCCTTTAAGACGAACGTTATTCGCAAGATCCTGAGGCAGGGCGGTGCGATCACATATCGGATCGACTCGATCTATGCCGAGGCTGAACAGCTTCGCTGCCTCGAACGAGAAGCAGAACTGATCGGCTTGTACAAGCGCCTGCATGAGGGCGGCATTCTGACCAACCTGGCCGGCGGCGTCGGCAATCTTTCAGGCGCTGCTCCCTTCAGCCTGGAACGGCACGCTGCCACGCTCTCGGGAGAACCCGAAGACAATCCCGAGCGTGCCGTTCTGAACCGCTTTGCGCAGAGCGTCGGCGTCGTCAAAAGCGTCTATCTCAAGCCCGCTTCCCAGCTTCTGGTTCGCAAAACCCACCCTCATAGCCAGCCTCGCTCGCCGAGCCCTCGCTGCGCCTACGCCCTGGTCGCCGCGGCTGCAGCGAATGGTGTCGTCCTCAAGCCAGGAGCGATCATCCCGCGATCCTTCGTGTTCCAGGACGTCGAAGGCGTCATCGAGAACGGTGTGGCTTCCGACCTGGTCAAGGCAGACATGGCGGAGCTCATCTCCGCGCCCGATCCCAGTGACGAGTCCTTCCGACTGAACGAGCGCCAGTTCAATGCGCTGGTGAGTCTGTACGGACGCGAGAAGCTTAGTGCCCTCGGTCTGCTGTAG
- a CDS encoding DUF433 domain-containing protein, translated as MSPQELERAGIALFGERFRSALASALGVSKGAITNWFQGTPIPGSVIAAITAWLRIKELTGELPPSSPGSDQAFDPSLTQTRGRKPKYAGLLDLPPSALPGIVIDPDIMSGEPCFAGTRIPVQVVLDNLGAGDSEEAIMKAYPSLPKGSVTAARKWARELGLAGGSATEDP; from the coding sequence GTGTCTCCTCAAGAACTTGAGCGGGCCGGAATTGCTCTCTTCGGGGAGCGCTTCCGGTCCGCTCTTGCGTCGGCCCTCGGCGTTAGCAAGGGCGCGATCACCAACTGGTTCCAAGGCACACCGATCCCGGGATCGGTCATCGCCGCAATCACCGCCTGGCTCCGCATCAAGGAACTGACTGGCGAATTGCCGCCCTCATCGCCTGGATCCGACCAGGCCTTCGACCCTTCGTTGACGCAAACCCGTGGGCGAAAACCGAAATATGCCGGTCTGCTCGACCTTCCGCCTTCGGCTTTGCCCGGGATCGTCATCGACCCCGACATCATGAGCGGCGAGCCGTGCTTCGCCGGAACGCGCATCCCGGTACAGGTCGTTCTCGACAACCTCGGTGCGGGGGATTCCGAAGAGGCCATCATGAAGGCCTATCCTTCCTTGCCCAAGGGCTCGGTCACCGCTGCACGAAAATGGGCACGCGAGCTCGGCTTGGCTGGTGGATCAGCAACTGAAGATCCTTGA
- a CDS encoding TROVE domain-containing protein — MTTALAHLYAGPTPQTERADARQVRNNAGGFVFTIDAWARLDRFLILGTEASTYYQSARELTRENAASVISCYEADPERTVARIVEISLAGSAPRVSPAIFALALGTLSESESARKLAFGAVSKVCRTASHLFEFISTASHLGKGWGRGMKRCVADWYAEKSVEKLAYQAIKYRSRNDMTHGRALRTTHPRPADDDVARRALYRWMLDGSTDGSLPEIVQAHERAMASTDVAEIAALASSANLPWEALPTYALVEPSVWKAALPSMGLTALLRNLGRLTRLGVLKPLSQETAMVTAQLGDLGRLSRERIHPFALLLALSAYKAGTPIAAGRRGRVNNSRWEPIPEIMKALDDAFYASFSSVEPTGKRHLVGLDVSGSMNSNKLMNSHLSAAQAAAAMSMMTLALEPRTHIMGFSDSFVKLPLRAGMHLEEVARAIAGLPFASTDCSLPMQYALEHGIEVDAFVVYTDNETFAGRTEHPHQSLQRYRKATGIDAKLIVVGMTATNFTIADPRDGGMMDIVGFDSSAPVLMADFLRS, encoded by the coding sequence ATGACGACGGCCCTTGCTCACCTCTATGCCGGCCCGACGCCGCAGACCGAACGCGCCGATGCGCGCCAGGTGCGCAACAACGCAGGCGGCTTCGTCTTCACGATCGATGCCTGGGCGCGTCTCGACCGCTTCCTGATCCTTGGTACCGAGGCCTCGACCTATTACCAGTCGGCGCGCGAGCTGACCCGCGAGAACGCGGCCTCGGTCATCAGCTGTTACGAAGCCGATCCGGAGCGCACTGTTGCTCGCATCGTCGAGATCTCGCTCGCCGGCTCGGCGCCGCGTGTCTCGCCGGCCATCTTCGCTCTGGCGCTCGGAACGCTCAGCGAGAGCGAGAGCGCACGCAAGCTCGCTTTCGGCGCCGTTTCCAAGGTCTGCCGTACGGCGTCCCATCTCTTCGAGTTCATCTCGACCGCATCGCATCTCGGGAAGGGATGGGGCCGCGGCATGAAGCGCTGCGTCGCCGACTGGTACGCTGAGAAGAGCGTCGAGAAGCTTGCCTATCAGGCGATCAAGTATCGCAGCCGCAACGACATGACCCATGGACGCGCGCTTCGGACGACCCACCCGCGCCCGGCAGACGACGACGTGGCACGGCGTGCGCTGTATCGCTGGATGCTCGATGGCTCGACCGATGGCTCGTTGCCCGAGATCGTCCAGGCCCACGAGCGCGCCATGGCGAGCACGGATGTGGCTGAGATCGCTGCACTCGCTTCGAGCGCGAACCTCCCCTGGGAGGCTTTGCCCACTTATGCGCTCGTCGAACCTTCCGTCTGGAAGGCCGCGCTGCCCTCCATGGGCCTGACGGCGCTTCTGCGTAACCTTGGGCGCCTGACGCGCCTTGGGGTGCTGAAGCCGCTGTCGCAGGAGACGGCCATGGTCACTGCCCAGCTCGGGGACCTCGGTCGCCTCAGCCGCGAGCGCATCCATCCGTTTGCGCTGCTCCTCGCGCTTTCTGCCTACAAGGCAGGAACGCCGATCGCCGCAGGGCGTCGGGGGAGGGTGAACAACAGCCGCTGGGAGCCGATCCCCGAGATCATGAAGGCGCTCGACGATGCGTTCTACGCCAGCTTCAGCTCTGTTGAGCCGACCGGAAAGAGGCACCTCGTTGGGCTCGACGTCAGCGGCTCGATGAACAGCAACAAGCTGATGAACTCCCACCTGTCGGCAGCGCAGGCCGCGGCGGCGATGTCGATGATGACGCTCGCGCTTGAGCCGCGCACCCATATCATGGGGTTCTCGGACTCGTTCGTGAAGCTGCCGCTCAGGGCGGGCATGCATCTCGAAGAGGTCGCGCGCGCGATCGCTGGACTTCCGTTCGCTTCGACGGATTGCTCGTTGCCGATGCAGTACGCTCTGGAGCACGGGATCGAGGTCGACGCCTTCGTGGTCTATACCGACAACGAGACCTTCGCCGGTCGGACGGAGCATCCCCACCAGTCACTGCAGCGGTACCGCAAGGCAACCGGCATCGACGCGAAGCTGATCGTCGTCGGCATGACGGCCACCAATTTCACGATCGCGGATCCTCGCGACGGTGGAATGATGGATATCGTCGGCTTCGACAGCTCGGCGCCGGTCCTGATGGCAGACTTCCTGCGCAGCTGA
- a CDS encoding aminoacyl-tRNA hydrolase, which produces MDLPRVGRTVEKTENDDKLYIYALVRADLQMPTGKLSSQAGHAYTDALWAAYDQNPDLALRYRREGAGGSKVTIKAKNLAALERARRECEEAGVPHALIIDRDHVLPPFFDGSPIATALGIFGSKKELRPLLKRFQVV; this is translated from the coding sequence ATTGACCTGCCGCGGGTCGGCCGCACCGTCGAAAAGACGGAAAATGACGACAAACTCTACATCTACGCGCTGGTTCGCGCAGATCTCCAGATGCCGACAGGGAAGCTGAGTTCCCAGGCCGGCCACGCCTACACCGACGCGCTGTGGGCAGCATACGACCAGAACCCCGATCTCGCGCTCCGCTACAGGCGGGAAGGCGCTGGTGGTTCGAAAGTCACCATCAAAGCGAAGAACCTGGCTGCTCTCGAACGCGCACGGCGCGAATGCGAGGAAGCCGGTGTCCCGCACGCTCTCATCATCGATCGCGATCACGTCCTGCCGCCGTTCTTCGATGGGTCTCCCATCGCGACTGCACTCGGGATTTTCGGCTCGAAGAAAGAGCTGCGCCCGCTTCTGAAGCGCTTTCAGGTCGTTTGA
- a CDS encoding DUF1643 domain-containing protein, with amino-acid sequence MHLPDWIEKDAHFSSPQHRVWLRRRLGGLFGSGRPLVMILHNPSTAGVDSDDPTSRRGIGFANRLGYSDLVFVNAATAIATDANDLVDHPDPIGPMADEALHAAAEFCRKFEGTLVAAWGQPKGRAKTRALMQSRFEQIRGMGLPLHALRLTANGAPEHPLYLPSDLTPFRWEAE; translated from the coding sequence GTGCATCTGCCTGACTGGATCGAGAAGGACGCGCATTTCAGCTCGCCGCAGCATCGGGTGTGGCTACGCCGGCGGCTGGGCGGACTCTTCGGAAGCGGGCGTCCGCTGGTGATGATCCTGCACAATCCTTCGACCGCAGGCGTGGATAGCGACGACCCGACATCCCGCCGAGGCATCGGCTTCGCCAATCGGCTCGGCTACAGCGACCTGGTCTTCGTGAATGCGGCCACAGCGATCGCGACCGACGCGAATGACCTTGTCGATCACCCAGACCCGATCGGCCCGATGGCTGACGAGGCGCTGCACGCAGCCGCGGAGTTCTGCAGGAAGTTCGAGGGAACGCTCGTCGCGGCATGGGGACAGCCGAAAGGCCGAGCGAAAACCCGGGCGCTGATGCAAAGTCGCTTCGAGCAGATCCGAGGAATGGGGCTTCCGCTGCACGCGCTGCGCTTGACGGCGAACGGGGCTCCTGAGCACCCTCTCTACCTTCCGTCAGACCTCACTCCTTTTCGCTGGGAAGCCGAATGA